The following DNA comes from Phytohabitans rumicis.
CCGCCGCCTCAGGACACCGGGACGGCGGCCGGCCGGCGCGGCGCCGGGCGGGGATCGCTCCAGCGGCGGATCGCCGGCCGTTCCACGAGCGTGGCGAGCAGCCAGGCGAGCCCCACCGTGGTCGCCAGCGCGGCGATCAGGAACGCGATCGCGACCGGCGGGGACCAGCTCCCCGTGCCGACGGCCATATGTCCATAGTGGAGCACCGGCCAGTGCAGCAGGTAGAACGGGAACGACAGGTCGCCGAGCCGCACCATGAGCGGACTGCTCATCCACGACCGCCGGCCGTCGGCGTCCCACGCCGCGGCGGTGCCGAGGATCAGGATGACCGGCACCACGAACGGGCCGACGAAGTTGAACGGCACCGGCAGCGCCAGGGCCACCGCCCAGCACCCGGCGAGGACGGCCAGCACCACCCGTGGCCGTACGGCGGGCCACCGACCCTCGGCGAGGATCCGCGCCAGCACGATGCCGATGACGAAGTCGAGCACCCGTACCGGCGGGAAGAAGACCGCGAACCAGAAGCGGTAGAACGGCACCGGCAGGCCGAAGAGCGTCGGCTCGTAGGGCAGCAGCAGCGAGAGGAACGGCAGGCTCGCGATGCCCGCACCGAGCCCGGCCACCCACCACCACAGCCGCTCCGGACGGATCCGGCCGACCAGCCGCAGCAGCACCGGGAAGAGCAGGTAGAAGAGCAGCTCGCAGGAGAGCGACCAGCTCGGGCCGTTGATGCCGGACAGCACCGGCACGCTCGGCACCCACGCCTGCACGAGGAACAGGCTGGGCAGCACCGTGCCGGCGGTGGCCACGCCGCCCGTCACGACCAGCAGCACCAGGCAGACCGCGCCCACCACCACGTGATTGGGGTAGATCTTCACCAGCCGGCGCCGGTAGAAGCGGCCGGCCCGGTCACCGGGGCGCGCCGACCAGGCCAGCACGAAGCCGGAGAGCATGAAGAACAGGCTCAGCGCGGCCTCGCCGATGGCCGCGGTCAGCCCGACGATGAGGAAGTTGACGGTCTCGTTGGTGAAGACGCCCTGCAGACCGGCGTGGTTGGTGAAGACGAGCAGCGCCGGCAGCACCCGGATGCCGGCCAGCATGGGGAGCCGGCTGGGCTTCACGTCGCGGCGCCCGCCGTGCGGAACACCCCGAGCCGCTCCTCGCCGACCGCCGCGCGGGCAACGGGGTCGTCGATGCCGAGCCCGTCCGCGGGCGCCAGGCAGCGCACGCCCACCTTGCCCACGTGCTGTCCATGCTGGACGGTCCGGGTGGCCTCGCCGACCTCGGTCAGCGGGTATACGCGGGACAGCGTCGGCACCACCACGCCGAGCCGGATCAGCCGGTTGACCTCGGCCGCCTCCCGATAGTTGGCGCCGTGGCTGCCGATGACGCGTTTGAGCCGCATCCACAGGTACCGGTTGTCGTACTGGTGCGCGTACCCGCTGCTGGACCCGCAGGTGACGATCGTGCCGCCGGTGCGCGCCACATACACCGACGCGCCGAACGTCTCCTGCCCGGTGTACTCGAACACGACGTGCGGGTCCTCGCCGGCCAGCCCGCGCACCTCCTCGCCGAGCGCGCGCCACACCTTCGGGTCGCGCAGGCCGTCGGCGGTCTGCGGCAACGCCTCCCGGTTGACCACCCGCTCGCAGCCGAGCCGGCGCAGCAGGTCCGCCTTCGCATCGGAGCTGACCACCCCGACGGGTACGCCGCCGGCGCGCAGGACGAGCTGCACGGCGTACCCGCCGAGGCCGCCCGTGGCGCCCCAGATCAGCACCACGTCGCCCAGCCGCATCGCCGCGCCGAGCGGGCTGATGAGCATCCGGTACGCGGTGGCGGCGCACAGCGTGCTGCACGCCGCCTCTTCCCACGACAGGTGCGGCGGCTTGGGCAGCAGCTGGCTGGCCTTGACGACCGCGAAGTCGGCCAGCCCGCCGAAGTTCGTCTCGTAGCCCCACGCCCGCTGGTCGCCGGTCATCGCGTCGCTGTGCACGGCGGGATCCTCGGCGTCCACATAGGCCGGTGTGACCACGACCCGGTCGCCGACCGCCCAGCGCCCGACGCCGGCGCCGACGCGGACGACCACGCCCGACGCGTCCGACCCGATCACGTGCCACGGCTGGTCGTGCCGGGCGTCCCACGGCCCGCGGCGGGCGTGCCGGCGCAGGAACGCGAACGTCGGCACCGGCTGGAACGTCGCCGACCACACCGTGTTGAAGTTGACGCTGGAGGCCATGACGGCGACGAGCACCTCGTCCGGGGCGAGCGCGGGCATCGGCACCGGTCCGATGTGGATGCTGCGACGGACGTCCGGGTCGGGGACGCCGGCGTACAGCTCCACGTCCGAGCGCAGCAGGTGCGCCGCCCGGTACGACGGCGGCACCGCGCAGCTGCGCAACTCCTCGGGCGGCGCGCCGGCAACCACGGCCTCGGCCAGCTCGGACATGCGGATCACTCCGTTCTCAGTACGGGGGCGCAGCCGGCCGCCCGCAGCAGCGGGCCGAGGTCGGACGCCACGAGGTCGACGGCGGGCGGGTCCAGGACGTTCAGGTGGTGCGCCGGCACCGGCACGACGCGCAGGTCCGCGCAGAAGGGCCGAAGCCGCGGGTCGGGTCGGCGTGCTCGTAGCGGGGGTCGTGGACGTTCCACGGGGTCGGTTCGGTGCACCGGTACAGCACGACCGGGCCGGCGTACGCGCCCGGCGCGTACGTGTCCAGGGCCCGGGTGTCGCGGTGCGAGGTGACCTGGTGCCGCAGGATCGCCGCGGGCAGCCGGTCGCGCAGCCCGCTGTCCGCCAGGCGCGCCATCACGAGGTCGAACTGGCCGTCCTCGGGCAGCGCGCGCAGCTCGTCGGCGGTGAGGCGCACCGGCGCGCCGTACGTCTCCCGCAGGTACGTCGCGAACCCGGTGAACCGGTCGACCAGCATGTCGGCGTCCTGTCGTGGCGAGACCCGGGCCGGCAGGCCGGCGTCGATCAGCGCGACCAACTCGACCAGCTCCCCGGCGGCGGCGAGCTGGCGGGCCATCTCGAACGCGAGGACGCCACCGAACGACCAACCCCCAGCCGGTACGGCCCGTGCGGCTGCGCGCCCGCCAGCACGTCCAGGTACCGGGCGGCGCGCTCCTCGATGGGGCCGACGTGGTCGAGGCGTTCCAGGCCGTAGCACGGCTGGTCGCCGTCGAGCAGGTCGACGAGCTGCCGGTACACCGCTGTGCTGCCGCCGGCCGGGTGGGCCAGGAAGAGCGGGCGCCCGTCGCCGCGGCGCAGCACCCGCAGCGGGCCGCTGCGGCGTACCTCGGCCTCGTCGGCGGCGCGCAGCGGGGCGGCCAGCCGCTCGGCGGTCGGCGCGCCGTCCAGGAGGTGCGCGCCGAGGCGTACCCCTGTGTGCCGCCGCAGCCGCGCCGCGATCATGGCCAGCGCCTGCGGCGGGGCGCCGATCCGGTCGAGCCGGTCGGTGACGCCCACGTCGACGGGCCCGACCACGTCCCGCACCGCCCACAGCACCAGCCGCTCGGCCGCGTCCCGGGCGGGCACGTGCGGGTCCGGTTCGCCGGGGCGGCTGGCCCGTCCGCGCAGATCTCCAGCGCCGCCGCGACGGACTGCTCCAGGTCGCCCAGGGTCACGCCGCGGACCAGCACCGCCGCCGGGATCGCGACGCCGAAGTCGGCCTCCACCAGGTTCTTGATGCGGATGGCGGCGAGCGAGTCGAGCCCGAGCTCGACCAGCGGGGTGCCACGGTCGGGCAGCCCGCCGACCCCGAGCACGGCCGCGATCCGGGCGCCGATCTGGTCGCCGACCAGGCGGGTGGCCTGCCGCGGCGCGAGGCCACGCAGCCGTTCCCGGATCGGGACGGCGACCGGCTCGGCCGCGGCCACCGGCTTTCCGGGCAGCAGGGCGGCGAAGAACGGCAGCCGGGCCACTTCCGGGAACGCGGTCGCGGCGGCGGACGCGTCGAACGGCACCACCCCGGCCGCGCCCGGTTCGCGCCCGAGCAGCTCCTCCAGCGCGGCCACCCCGTCGTCCGGCTCGATCGCGCGCAGCCCCGGGAGCCGCACGTCGGTCGCGCCGCCCACCCGCGCCCATGGTCCATAGTGGATCGACAGGGCGGGGACGCCGTTGGCGCGCTGCCAGGCGGCGAAGGCGTCCAGCCACGCGTTGGCGCCGGCGTACCCGACCTGGCCGGGCGAGCCCAGCAGGGCCGCCGCCGACGACAGCGACGCCCACCAGTCCAGCTCCCCCACCGCGCCAGCGGCCCGGACGGCCACGTCCAGCAGCCACCCGCCGCGCGCCTTCGGGCCCCACACCGCGGACAGGTCCGCCGGACCGGCGTCGGCGACCAGGTGGTCGGCGCGGACTCCGGCACCGTGCACCACGCCGGCCAGCCGCGTGCCGCCGTCCCGGGCGGCGGCGACGGCCGACTCGGCCGCACCGGGCACGGCGAGGTCGCCGCGGACCACCCGGACGTCGGCGCCCAGCGCGCGCAGCTCGGCCAGATCCACCTCGCTCCCTTGTGGAGGGCCGTTCCGGCCGGTCAGCACCAGCCGTGCGGCGCCCCGCTCGGCGAGCCATCGCGCGATGCGCAGGCCGACGCCCCGGTAGCCGCCGGTCACCAGGTACGCGGCGCCGGGGCGGACCACCGGGCCGGGCCGGCGGGGTGGCGCGGCCGCGGCGTACAGGCGCGCGGCGTACCGGCGGCCGGCGCGCCAGGCGACCTCGTCGTCGGCGCCGTCCGCGGCGAGCTCGGCCCGCAGGGTGGCCGCCTGCTCGGCGGGGTCGGCCGTGGCGTCCAGGTCCAGCCAGGTGGCGCGCAGCCGCGGCTGCTCGACGGCCAGCGACCGCACGGCGCCGCGTACCCAGGCCAGGTCGGGATGGCCGGTCGCACCATCGGGCAACGCCGCCGCGCCACGGGTGACGAGCCAGAGCCGGGCGGGCATAGCCGCCGCGGCGCGCACCACGGTGAGCGCGAACGCCTCGGCGGCCACCGGGTCGGGCGCCGCGCCGCCGGGCGAAGCGACGACGACGAGGTGGGCACCGTCGCCTGCCGTCTCCTCGGGCCGCCCGGCGGCGC
Coding sequences within:
- a CDS encoding acyltransferase family protein; amino-acid sequence: MKPSRLPMLAGIRVLPALLVFTNHAGLQGVFTNETVNFLIVGLTAAIGEAALSLFFMLSGFVLAWSARPGDRAGRFYRRRLVKIYPNHVVVGAVCLVLLVVTGGVATAGTVLPSLFLVQAWVPSVPVLSGINGPSWSLSCELLFYLLFPVLLRLVGRIRPERLWWWVAGLGAGIASLPFLSLLLPYEPTLFGLPVPFYRFWFAVFFPPVRVLDFVIGIVLARILAEGRWPAVRPRVVLAVLAGCWAVALALPVPFNFVGPFVVPVILILGTAAAWDADGRRSWMSSPLMVRLGDLSFPFYLLHWPVLHYGHMAVGTGSWSPPVAIAFLIAALATTVGLAWLLATLVERPAIRRWSDPRPAPRRPAAVPVS
- the ccrA gene encoding crotonyl-CoA carboxylase/reductase, yielding MSELAEAVVAGAPPEELRSCAVPPSYRAAHLLRSDVELYAGVPDPDVRRSIHIGPVPMPALAPDEVLVAVMASSVNFNTVWSATFQPVPTFAFLRRHARRGPWDARHDQPWHVIGSDASGVVVRVGAGVGRWAVGDRVVVTPAYVDAEDPAVHSDAMTGDQRAWGYETNFGGLADFAVVKASQLLPKPPHLSWEEAACSTLCAATAYRMLISPLGAAMRLGDVVLIWGATGGLGGYAVQLVLRAGGVPVGVVSSDAKADLLRRLGCERVVNREALPQTADGLRDPKVWRALGEEVRGLAGEDPHVVFEYTGQETFGASVYVARTGGTIVTCGSSSGYAHQYDNRYLWMRLKRVIGSHGANYREAAEVNRLIRLGVVVPTLSRVYPLTEVGEATRTVQHGQHVGKVGVRCLAPADGLGIDDPVARAAVGEERLGVFRTAGAAT
- a CDS encoding thioesterase domain-containing protein yields the protein MARQLAAAGELVELVALIDAGLPARVSPRQDADMLVDRFTGFATYLRETYGAPVRLTADELRALPEDGQFDLVMARLADSGLRDRLPAAILRHQVTSHRDTRALDTYAPGAYAGPVVLYRCTEPTPWNVHDPRYEHADPTRGFGPSARTCASCRCRRTT
- a CDS encoding thioesterase domain-containing protein is translated as MVGPVDVGVTDRLDRIGAPPQALAMIAARLRRHTGVRLGAHLLDGAPTAERLAAPLRAADEAEVRRSGPLRVLRRGDGRPLFLAHPAGGSTAVYRQLVDLLDGDQPCYGLERLDHVGPIEERAARYLDVLAGAQPHGPYRLGVGRSVASSRSRWPASSPPPGSWSSWSR
- a CDS encoding beta-ketoacyl reductase; its protein translation is MVRPGAAYLVTGGYRGVGLRIARWLAERGAARLVLTGRNGPPQGSEVDLAELRALGADVRVVRGDLAVPGAAESAVAAARDGGTRLAGVVHGAGVRADHLVADAGPADLSAVWGPKARGGWLLDVAVRAAGAVGELDWWASLSSAAALLGSPGQVGYAGANAWLDAFAAWQRANGVPALSIHYGPWARVGGATDVRLPGLRAIEPDDGVAALEELLGREPGAAGVVPFDASAAATAFPEVARLPFFAALLPGKPVAAAEPVAVPIRERLRGLAPRQATRLVGDQIGARIAAVLGVGGLPDRGTPLVELGLDSLAAIRIKNLVEADFGVAIPAAVLVRGVTLGDLEQSVAAALEICADGPAAPANRTRTCPPGTRPSGWCCGRCGTWSGPSTWASPTGSTGSAPRRRRWP